A window of Microcystis aeruginosa FD4 contains these coding sequences:
- a CDS encoding amino acid ABC transporter substrate-binding protein → MKRTLAVMTMTVALTVTSNHSSLAGAIFDRIQKTGVITAGARKDAIPFGFVNSQGKWVGYSLDMLELIRKETERKLGKPIKLKIVEITPQNRFEKLKTGVIDIECGSTTFTWKRENEVDFSVSYFASGTQLLTRKGSNLDDIGSLAGRRIGVIANTTNEAVIKNQQPAAILVKVKNRGEGLQKLETGEIDGFASDGITLEGLRKSAKNPNNLAIVPSYPYAYESYACTLPENDSKWRDTVNYTLLKFMEGIVSDQQQAVTIYERWFGEDGVVPYSRETINDYFQGIVNTYEWIPLTVFP, encoded by the coding sequence ATGAAGCGTACACTTGCCGTCATGACGATGACAGTAGCTTTAACCGTCACCAGTAACCATTCTAGCCTTGCGGGAGCAATCTTCGATCGCATTCAAAAAACTGGGGTAATTACTGCCGGCGCTCGTAAAGATGCTATTCCCTTTGGTTTTGTCAACTCCCAGGGCAAGTGGGTGGGTTACAGCCTTGATATGTTAGAGTTAATTCGCAAGGAAACCGAACGGAAGTTAGGAAAACCAATTAAGTTAAAAATTGTTGAGATTACTCCCCAAAATCGTTTTGAAAAGTTGAAAACAGGGGTTATCGATATCGAATGTGGCTCCACTACTTTTACTTGGAAAAGAGAAAATGAAGTGGATTTTTCCGTTAGTTATTTTGCCAGTGGCACTCAATTACTCACCCGCAAAGGTAGTAATCTCGATGACATCGGTAGCCTGGCAGGCAGACGCATTGGAGTAATTGCCAATACTACTAATGAAGCAGTAATTAAAAACCAACAACCCGCCGCTATTTTGGTCAAAGTTAAAAATCGTGGCGAGGGTTTACAAAAACTAGAAACGGGAGAAATTGATGGTTTTGCCAGTGATGGCATTACCCTAGAAGGTTTAAGAAAAAGTGCTAAAAATCCTAATAATTTAGCTATAGTTCCCTCCTATCCCTACGCCTACGAATCCTATGCCTGTACTTTACCTGAAAATGATTCTAAATGGCGCGATACAGTGAATTATACGCTATTAAAATTCATGGAAGGGATCGTTAGTGACCAACAACAAGCGGTGACAATTTATGAACGTTGGTTTGGTGAAGATGGTGTTGTTCCCTATTCCAGAGAGACTATTAATGATTATTTTCAAGGCATTGTCAACACCTACGAATGGATTCCTTTAACTGTATTTCCCTAA
- a CDS encoding DUF2973 domain-containing protein, whose protein sequence is MLHLLYILAFTVIAFLTINNLIRSLITVSMDSQKRPAKSANSYNPYGYPMTSHPELLDEAGQLINEPLLVIRSLTVEDARQQLDAIYNSSPSATKEQDEEI, encoded by the coding sequence ATGTTACATCTGCTCTATATCCTCGCCTTCACAGTTATCGCTTTTTTGACCATTAATAATTTAATTCGGAGTCTGATTACTGTCAGCATGGATTCCCAGAAACGTCCTGCTAAATCGGCTAATTCCTATAATCCCTACGGTTATCCCATGACTTCCCATCCGGAACTTTTGGACGAGGCCGGACAGCTGATTAATGAACCTCTGTTAGTGATTCGTTCTCTCACTGTCGAAGATGCTCGTCAGCAGTTAGATGCCATTTATAATTCTTCTCCCAGTGCTACCAAAGAGCAAGACGAAGAAATCTAA
- a CDS encoding DUF2605 domain-containing protein: MLRNINDAKIKVSKIVIIRIMFPSQPTENELLKTILEPLLEDFTHWFSRSRLLLESERLSFLSLEEQNDLLARVKNAQQEVATAHLLFKTTGGQVGIEAKMLLPWHQLVAECWGVSSRRRRLQGWGEHQSPQTDA, translated from the coding sequence ATGTTAAGAAATATAAATGACGCTAAGATTAAGGTAAGCAAAATCGTCATTATAAGAATAATGTTTCCTTCGCAACCCACCGAAAACGAACTCCTGAAAACTATCCTGGAACCTCTACTAGAGGATTTCACCCATTGGTTTTCCCGTTCCCGTCTCCTCCTCGAATCCGAGAGATTATCCTTTCTCAGCCTCGAGGAACAAAACGATTTATTAGCAAGAGTCAAAAACGCCCAACAGGAGGTGGCCACGGCTCATTTACTCTTTAAAACCACAGGTGGTCAGGTGGGTATCGAGGCCAAGATGTTGTTGCCTTGGCATCAGTTGGTGGCAGAGTGTTGGGGTGTCAGCAGTCGTCGTCGTCGATTACAGGGTTGGGGAGAACATCAATCTCCTCAAACTGACGCTTAA
- a CDS encoding RNA-guided endonuclease InsQ/TnpB family protein, with the protein MRVIEFKVKATQQQQMAILEAIRIGQFIRNKCIRLWMDSHREDKVNYASFCKFVTTLSNDSDTPFVGKLNSMARQASAERAWFAISRFYDNCKKGLAQKGYPKFKKFSRSVEYKTSGWKLSEDKKSIHITDKTGIGKLKLVGSYNRQILDKSLIKRVRPLKRADGFYCQFVLDLERVEPLDSTGKEIGIDVGLNHFLTDSNGEKVNNPRFLRQAEKRLKKAQRRLSKKKKGSNKRQKQKSKVARLHLKVSRQRKDFVVKTAKALIQSNDLVVYEDLKVSNMVKNRKLAKSISDASWSMFTNWLDYFGQIHGKFVIAVNPQYTSQECSNCGSIVKKTLSVRTHICSCGCVLDRDENAAINILQRANTVGRTEIQALGQTTLCLLGESLIDKVTG; encoded by the coding sequence ATGCGAGTCATAGAGTTTAAGGTTAAAGCTACACAACAACAACAAATGGCTATCTTAGAAGCTATTAGAATAGGACAGTTCATTCGGAATAAGTGCATTAGACTCTGGATGGATTCTCACAGAGAAGATAAGGTAAATTATGCTTCTTTTTGCAAATTTGTAACAACGTTGAGTAATGATTCAGACACTCCGTTTGTAGGTAAACTTAACTCTATGGCTCGTCAAGCTAGTGCTGAAAGAGCTTGGTTTGCTATATCCCGTTTTTATGACAATTGTAAGAAAGGTTTAGCTCAAAAAGGCTACCCTAAATTCAAGAAGTTCTCAAGGTCTGTGGAGTATAAAACTTCTGGCTGGAAACTATCAGAAGATAAAAAGTCTATCCACATAACAGATAAAACTGGAATTGGTAAGTTAAAGCTAGTTGGCTCTTATAATCGTCAAATTTTAGATAAGTCGCTAATTAAAAGAGTTAGGCCCCTTAAAAGGGCTGACGGATTTTATTGTCAATTTGTTCTAGACCTTGAGCGAGTAGAACCCCTTGATTCTACAGGAAAGGAAATAGGAATTGATGTTGGCTTAAACCATTTCTTGACTGACTCCAATGGGGAAAAAGTAAATAACCCTCGATTCCTTCGTCAAGCAGAGAAGCGTTTAAAGAAAGCCCAACGTAGGCTATCTAAGAAGAAAAAAGGAAGCAACAAGCGTCAAAAGCAGAAGTCAAAAGTAGCCCGCCTTCATTTAAAAGTCTCTAGACAACGTAAAGATTTTGTTGTTAAGACAGCAAAAGCGTTAATCCAATCTAACGATTTGGTAGTCTATGAAGATTTGAAGGTTTCTAATATGGTGAAAAATAGAAAGCTTGCTAAGTCTATTAGTGATGCAAGTTGGTCTATGTTCACCAATTGGTTGGACTACTTTGGACAAATACACGGGAAGTTCGTTATAGCGGTCAATCCACAATATACAAGTCAAGAATGTTCTAATTGTGGTTCCATTGTCAAGAAAACATTGTCTGTTAGAACTCATATTTGTTCTTGTGGCTGTGTTCTAGACAGAGATGAAAACGCCGCTATCAACATACTTCAGAGAGCAAATACTGTCGGGCGGACAGAAATTCAAGCCCTCGGACAGACTACCCTCTGTCTATTAGGTGAAAGCCTAATAGATAAGGTAACTGGATGA
- the tnpA gene encoding IS200/IS605 family transposase — protein sequence MTKYRRKVFKKEHLEFLNEAFKSIADKWDASIVEFSGESDHVHILLTYPPHKLLSGLIANLKSTSSKLLWDNYSDHLKKIYWKDKRVLWTGAYFVASCGGVTIDQLKKYVESQDSPEY from the coding sequence GTGACTAAATATCGGAGAAAAGTATTCAAGAAAGAACATTTAGAGTTCTTAAATGAGGCTTTTAAGTCTATTGCTGATAAATGGGATGCCAGTATCGTAGAGTTTAGCGGTGAGTCTGACCATGTTCACATTCTTTTAACTTATCCCCCCCATAAATTACTAAGCGGGTTAATTGCTAATTTGAAATCTACTTCAAGCAAGCTTTTGTGGGATAACTACAGTGACCATTTAAAGAAGATTTACTGGAAAGACAAGAGAGTATTATGGACAGGAGCTTACTTTGTGGCTAGTTGTGGTGGCGTTACGATAGATCAACTTAAAAAATATGTGGAGAGCCAAGACTCCCCAGAATATTAA
- a CDS encoding TenA family protein — MLSQQLWHSHQDLVQACLEHPFVRGIATGELKRDCFAFYVGQDAFFLESFARAYSIAAAKAPDWQGFTSFHRLAAGVLQELELHENYAFQWGVDLRKVQPANATRRYTDFLLATAWMGDIGAIAVAMSPCMSLYAYLGQQLALEPISENPYQAWIDSYSGDEFAALASQLEELADKYAPMTENISLSYRYALSCEQDFFSAAYSRGKS, encoded by the coding sequence ATGCTTAGTCAGCAACTTTGGCACAGCCATCAAGATCTAGTGCAAGCTTGTCTAGAACACCCTTTTGTGCGAGGTATCGCCACAGGAGAGCTTAAACGAGACTGTTTCGCTTTCTATGTCGGTCAGGATGCTTTTTTTCTGGAATCTTTCGCCCGTGCTTATAGTATCGCCGCCGCTAAAGCTCCCGATTGGCAGGGATTCACTAGCTTTCATCGGTTAGCCGCAGGGGTATTACAGGAATTAGAATTACACGAAAATTACGCTTTCCAGTGGGGGGTTGACCTGAGAAAGGTTCAGCCCGCTAACGCCACCCGTCGCTATACGGATTTTCTTCTCGCTACCGCTTGGATGGGTGACATCGGTGCGATTGCAGTGGCGATGAGTCCCTGTATGAGTCTTTATGCCTATCTGGGTCAACAATTAGCCTTAGAGCCGATTTCTGAGAATCCCTATCAAGCTTGGATTGATAGTTATAGTGGGGATGAATTCGCCGCTTTAGCAAGCCAGTTAGAGGAATTAGCCGATAAATACGCCCCGATGACGGAAAATATCTCTTTATCCTATCGTTATGCCCTTAGTTGTGAACAGGACTTCTTTAGTGCCGCCTACAGCCGGGGCAAATCTTAA